The proteins below come from a single Asanoa ferruginea genomic window:
- a CDS encoding class I SAM-dependent methyltransferase gives MTPDAQAAHRAFLDRYYRLTHHVYDATRKYFLFGRDGVLDRLLASDWTTLVEIGPGTGRNLARIHRRRPTATLGGLEASDVMRAHARRRCPWARIDAGFAEDGDIGAVLGAPPQRILMSYCLSMFTDKGRAIDNARRHLAPGGELWVVDFADLNGLRAMRRFLSAFHVEAVPDDLLHRHGASHVSHGPLRYFVVARFTA, from the coding sequence ATGACGCCGGACGCCCAGGCGGCCCATCGCGCGTTCCTCGACCGCTACTACCGGCTCACCCATCACGTCTACGACGCAACGCGGAAATACTTCCTGTTCGGCCGCGACGGCGTGCTCGACAGGCTGCTGGCGAGCGACTGGACGACGCTCGTGGAGATCGGCCCGGGCACCGGACGCAACCTCGCCCGGATCCACCGGCGCCGGCCGACCGCGACGCTCGGCGGGTTGGAGGCCAGCGACGTCATGCGCGCCCACGCCCGCCGCCGCTGCCCGTGGGCGCGGATCGATGCCGGCTTCGCCGAAGACGGCGACATCGGTGCCGTCCTCGGTGCGCCGCCGCAGCGGATCCTGATGTCCTACTGCCTGTCGATGTTCACCGACAAGGGCCGGGCGATCGACAACGCGCGACGGCACCTCGCGCCGGGCGGCGAGCTGTGGGTGGTCGACTTCGCCGACCTAAACGGGCTACGGGCGATGCGGCGGTTCCTGTCCGCGTTCCACGTCGAAGCGGTGCCGGACGACCTGCTGCACCGCCACGGCGCCAGCCACGTCTCGCACGGGCCGCTCCGCTACTTCGTCGTCGCGCGCTTCACCGCGTGA
- a CDS encoding aldehyde dehydrogenase family protein codes for MSTLRTARHWINGKWVDSARHGDSVNPATGEVVGHYADAGQEEAEQAVRAATAAFHETTWAHDMEFRTKVLLEIAASFQRHERELADLTTLENGKTIWEAEFEVGFAKGNFTTAAALAQTTYGRVMEVEPGKHTMVVREPVGVAAVITPWNSPTALLARDLAPALAAGCTAVVKLPGQTPLLNEAISRVFEDVPSLPAGVVNVLTESGSEAAKWLVDSPDVPAIMFTGSTPTGRAIGAAAAKHVKRVGLELGGKTPHIVFDDADLDAALPVIEKSLTIFTGQFCITAGRLIVQRGVYGTVKQRLAERLANVTVGPGADRSVDMGSLIDQAGVERVDRLVEEAIAAGAVPVVRGGPAREGDLAKGAFYRPTLLEVTDPALPIVHQEVFGPVQTIQVFDTEAEAIALANDSEYGLGASVWSSDVNRPLRVARKVQAGMLWINDWGQLPNQFEIGGYKQSGVGHANGPGGIDHFLEYKTITQKFA; via the coding sequence ATGAGCACGCTCAGGACAGCGCGGCACTGGATCAACGGAAAGTGGGTCGACTCGGCGCGGCACGGCGACAGCGTCAACCCCGCCACCGGGGAGGTCGTCGGGCACTACGCCGACGCGGGTCAGGAGGAGGCGGAGCAGGCCGTACGCGCGGCCACGGCGGCCTTCCACGAGACCACCTGGGCCCACGACATGGAGTTCCGCACCAAGGTGCTCCTGGAGATCGCCGCGTCGTTCCAGCGGCACGAGCGGGAACTCGCCGACCTCACCACCCTGGAGAACGGCAAGACCATCTGGGAGGCCGAGTTCGAGGTCGGCTTCGCCAAGGGCAACTTCACCACGGCGGCCGCGCTGGCGCAGACGACGTACGGCCGGGTCATGGAGGTCGAGCCCGGCAAGCACACGATGGTCGTGCGCGAGCCCGTCGGCGTCGCCGCGGTGATCACGCCGTGGAACTCGCCGACCGCGTTGCTGGCCCGCGACCTCGCGCCGGCCCTGGCCGCCGGCTGCACTGCCGTGGTCAAGCTGCCCGGCCAGACCCCACTGCTCAACGAGGCGATCAGCCGGGTCTTCGAAGACGTGCCGAGCCTGCCGGCGGGCGTCGTCAACGTGCTCACCGAAAGCGGCAGCGAAGCCGCCAAGTGGCTCGTCGACAGCCCGGACGTGCCGGCGATCATGTTCACCGGCAGCACGCCGACCGGCCGGGCCATCGGTGCCGCCGCCGCTAAGCACGTCAAGCGGGTGGGCCTGGAACTGGGCGGCAAGACCCCGCACATCGTCTTCGACGACGCCGACCTCGACGCCGCCCTGCCGGTCATCGAGAAGTCGCTGACCATCTTCACCGGCCAGTTCTGCATCACCGCCGGCCGGCTGATCGTGCAGCGCGGCGTCTACGGGACGGTCAAGCAGCGCCTCGCCGAGCGCCTGGCCAACGTCACCGTCGGCCCCGGCGCCGACCGGTCCGTCGACATGGGCTCGCTGATCGACCAGGCCGGCGTCGAGCGGGTGGACCGGCTGGTCGAGGAGGCCATCGCCGCCGGCGCCGTGCCGGTCGTGCGCGGCGGCCCGGCCCGCGAGGGCGACCTCGCCAAGGGCGCGTTCTACCGGCCGACCCTGCTCGAGGTCACCGATCCGGCGCTGCCCATCGTGCACCAGGAGGTCTTCGGCCCGGTGCAGACGATCCAGGTCTTCGACACCGAGGCCGAGGCGATCGCGCTCGCCAACGACAGCGAGTACGGCCTCGGTGCCAGCGTCTGGAGCAGCGACGTCAACCGCCCGCTGCGGGTCGCCCGGAAGGTGCAGGCGGGCATGCTCTGGATCAACGACTGGGGCCAGTTGCCGAACCAGTTCGAGATCGGCGGCTACAAGCAGAGCGGTGTCGGCCACGCCAACGGCCCGGGCGGCATCGACCACTTCCTCGAATACAAGACGATCACCCAGAAATTCGCCTGA
- a CDS encoding SDR family NAD(P)-dependent oxidoreductase has translation MSTQTHEGRVAVVTGAARGIGQAIARRLAERGATIVAIDLASPDETLALIDESGQVAVGRTVDVSDPEQVAAVGAGIVREFGRADILVNNAGILPHIGIDELDYATWRRILAVNLDSQFLMVKALLPAMRERGWGRIVNLTSNSIITTQANLSHYMASKMGAIGFTRGLANDVAADGITVNAVGPTLSRTPGALLEHSEEALRAAAASQAIKRNGEPDDVAGTVAFLTSDDASFVTGQTIMADGGYARL, from the coding sequence ATGTCAACACAGACGCACGAAGGCCGGGTGGCGGTGGTCACCGGCGCCGCTCGTGGCATCGGCCAGGCGATCGCGCGCCGGCTCGCCGAGCGTGGCGCGACGATCGTCGCGATCGACCTCGCCAGCCCCGACGAGACCCTCGCGCTGATCGACGAGTCCGGCCAGGTCGCGGTCGGCCGCACGGTCGACGTGTCCGACCCGGAGCAGGTCGCCGCCGTCGGTGCCGGGATCGTCCGCGAGTTCGGCCGGGCCGACATCCTGGTCAACAACGCGGGAATCCTCCCGCACATCGGCATCGACGAGCTCGACTACGCCACCTGGCGGCGGATCCTCGCGGTCAACCTCGACTCGCAGTTCCTGATGGTCAAGGCCCTGCTGCCGGCGATGCGCGAGCGTGGCTGGGGGCGCATCGTCAACCTGACCTCCAACTCGATCATCACGACGCAGGCGAACCTGTCGCACTACATGGCGAGCAAGATGGGCGCGATCGGCTTCACCCGCGGCCTGGCCAACGATGTCGCCGCCGACGGGATCACGGTCAACGCTGTCGGGCCCACGCTCAGCCGCACGCCGGGAGCGCTGCTGGAGCACAGCGAGGAGGCGTTGCGGGCGGCCGCCGCGAGCCAGGCCATCAAGCGCAACGGTGAACCCGACGACGTGGCCGGCACGGTCGCGTTCCTGACCAGTGACGACGCGAGCTTCGTGACCGGGCAGACGATCATGGCGGACGGCGGCTACGCCCGGCTCTGA
- a CDS encoding AMP-binding protein, whose protein sequence is MTASLLARMVERLDVAPRAPLFAFLDRHGNEVDSADYEEIVRRAAGAADLLEAAGVGPGDRVLLVFPPDGGLEFVASFLGCVLLGAIAVPAASPDPRHLDRELPKLRHLVDDSGARVALTHARYRALTTLASVRDGVTNLLRGREAAAWPRLSWLLSHRIKRAEPDRAAARLARAASRFGPDDIVYLQYTSGSTSAPKGVVVRHKNLVHNLELIARSTRVDSDSVLVGWVPLFHDMGLAGGILNAAYTGARCVYFSPLTFLAAPRLWLDAIDRYRATHIAGPNFGYEYVLRGIRDGDTFDLSSLRATLQGGEPMLAATMDRVEAGLAPMRFDPASFCNVYGLAEAVLFVSGRIGRKPTLLRGDRAVLDRDGVITPPVPDAPAVTLVGSGVPDAGLGVSVIAVDPVTRRPRPPHVVGEIWISSPSVSSGYWGRSEEENAATFAARLEGGDERRFLRTGDLGVIGDDGEVFICGRLKDLIIVGGRNIHPQDLEAAVVAADPILRPGNAVAFGVHVDGVERVVVAAEVRKKVLAGREPVPLDRAASAIRAAVAAHSGVQCHEVLLLRPDSLPKTTSGKLRRGECGQQWTDGSLRPLALTGQHRPTARSDADPGYLLRLLQTEVAAVLGLSEPNDIPVDLPLRDAGLDSLGLLDLATRIEDRTGARVEPASITDGSTLRAIAAVVQSRFELAPADPEEATSASHTGEVPFSPAQAHALRLGQWNWWNRAVMLDVHRRLSPEGLRRATAALVARHDSLRLRFRRDDGRFAQRYGDIETSFAVESVTSSEPDEELLNQQHRRLRIENGPVLRLLLVETGSAQRLFITVNHLVMDAVTMGILVDELDRLCQLDERGERLALARTSERFEVFARWMNDFARGAATADLDFWRAQLDVPPPVAYDPGIRMKDVVSARQYLGPDETRALRDLRVDGRRAPLATTLLATLVRTAQRQWSCGRLALKLSSSGRQPAVHGLDLSRTVGDMHCSFPLAFDDSAHQSPAETLSAVAERLTRVPSAGLSFDALKYLNDDPIVRKSILDAPAPTLWFNFQGEAPTRSRGGLFSLRAGPLGDMWDPECGVKQPPLYLECSVVEGTTCVEWFYSPRHLGWSGGEIDGWMARFDDEVRGMARSGGTTP, encoded by the coding sequence ATGACCGCGAGCCTTCTCGCCAGAATGGTCGAGCGTCTCGACGTCGCCCCTCGGGCGCCCCTGTTCGCGTTCCTCGATCGCCACGGCAACGAGGTGGACTCGGCCGACTACGAGGAGATCGTGCGGCGCGCGGCGGGGGCCGCCGACCTGCTCGAAGCGGCCGGGGTCGGGCCCGGCGACCGGGTCCTGCTGGTCTTCCCGCCCGACGGCGGTCTCGAGTTCGTCGCCAGCTTCCTCGGCTGTGTGCTGCTCGGCGCGATCGCGGTCCCGGCCGCGAGTCCCGACCCCCGGCATCTCGATCGCGAGCTGCCCAAGCTCCGCCACCTCGTCGACGACAGCGGCGCCCGCGTCGCGCTCACGCACGCCAGATACCGGGCGCTCACGACGCTCGCGTCGGTGCGCGACGGCGTGACCAACCTGTTGCGCGGCCGCGAGGCGGCGGCCTGGCCCAGGCTCTCGTGGCTCCTGTCCCACCGCATCAAGCGGGCCGAGCCGGACCGGGCCGCGGCCCGACTCGCCCGCGCGGCCAGCAGGTTCGGCCCCGACGACATCGTCTACCTCCAATACACCTCCGGCTCGACGTCGGCCCCCAAGGGCGTCGTCGTGCGCCATAAGAACCTGGTCCACAACCTCGAGCTCATCGCGCGCAGCACCCGGGTCGACAGCGACTCGGTGCTCGTCGGCTGGGTGCCTCTGTTCCACGACATGGGCCTGGCCGGCGGGATCCTGAACGCGGCCTACACCGGGGCCCGCTGCGTCTACTTCTCGCCGCTGACCTTCCTGGCCGCGCCCCGCCTCTGGCTCGACGCGATCGACCGCTACCGGGCCACCCACATCGCAGGACCCAACTTCGGTTATGAGTACGTGCTGCGCGGCATCCGCGACGGCGACACGTTCGACCTCTCGTCGCTGCGAGCCACGCTTCAGGGCGGCGAGCCGATGCTGGCCGCGACGATGGATCGCGTCGAAGCCGGGCTGGCTCCGATGCGCTTCGACCCGGCGTCGTTCTGCAACGTCTACGGCCTGGCCGAGGCGGTGCTGTTCGTCAGCGGCCGGATCGGCCGGAAGCCGACGCTGCTGCGCGGCGACCGGGCCGTGCTGGATCGCGACGGGGTGATCACGCCTCCCGTGCCCGACGCACCCGCGGTGACGCTCGTGGGCAGCGGCGTCCCCGACGCGGGGCTCGGCGTGTCGGTGATCGCCGTCGACCCGGTCACCCGGCGGCCGCGGCCGCCGCACGTCGTGGGCGAGATCTGGATCTCCAGCCCGAGCGTGTCGAGCGGCTACTGGGGACGCTCCGAGGAGGAGAACGCGGCCACCTTCGCCGCGCGGCTGGAGGGCGGCGACGAGCGGCGCTTCCTGCGCACCGGTGACCTCGGTGTCATCGGCGACGACGGCGAGGTGTTCATCTGCGGCCGCCTCAAGGACCTGATCATCGTCGGCGGTCGCAACATCCATCCGCAGGACCTGGAGGCGGCCGTGGTGGCCGCCGACCCGATCCTGCGGCCCGGCAACGCGGTCGCCTTCGGCGTGCACGTCGACGGCGTCGAGCGGGTCGTGGTGGCGGCCGAGGTACGCAAGAAGGTTCTCGCGGGCAGGGAGCCTGTCCCGCTCGACCGTGCGGCGTCCGCGATTCGCGCCGCGGTGGCCGCGCACAGCGGTGTGCAGTGCCACGAGGTCCTGCTGCTGCGGCCCGACAGCCTGCCGAAGACGACCAGCGGAAAGCTGCGGCGCGGGGAGTGCGGGCAACAGTGGACGGACGGCTCCCTGCGCCCGCTGGCGCTCACGGGACAGCACCGTCCGACGGCGCGGAGCGACGCTGATCCGGGATACCTGCTCCGGCTGCTGCAAACCGAGGTCGCCGCCGTGTTGGGGCTGTCCGAGCCCAACGACATACCGGTCGACCTGCCGCTGCGCGACGCCGGCCTCGACTCGCTCGGGCTGCTCGACCTGGCCACCCGCATCGAGGACCGCACCGGAGCGCGCGTCGAGCCGGCCAGCATCACCGACGGATCGACCCTGCGGGCGATCGCGGCTGTGGTCCAGAGCCGATTCGAGCTGGCGCCCGCCGACCCGGAGGAAGCCACGAGCGCATCGCACACCGGCGAGGTCCCGTTCAGCCCCGCGCAGGCGCACGCCCTGCGACTCGGGCAATGGAACTGGTGGAACCGCGCGGTCATGCTCGACGTGCACCGCCGGCTCAGTCCGGAGGGCCTGCGCCGGGCCACGGCCGCGCTGGTCGCCCGGCACGACTCGCTGCGGCTGCGCTTCCGGCGGGACGACGGCCGCTTCGCACAGCGCTACGGCGACATCGAAACCAGCTTTGCCGTCGAGTCGGTCACCTCCAGCGAGCCCGACGAGGAGCTGCTGAACCAGCAGCATCGCCGCCTTCGCATCGAGAACGGCCCCGTCCTGCGCCTGCTGCTGGTGGAGACCGGCTCGGCGCAGCGCCTCTTCATCACCGTCAATCACCTCGTGATGGACGCCGTCACGATGGGCATCCTGGTCGACGAGCTCGACCGCCTCTGCCAGCTCGACGAGCGGGGCGAGCGCCTCGCGCTGGCGCGTACCTCCGAACGCTTCGAGGTCTTCGCCCGCTGGATGAACGACTTCGCGCGTGGCGCCGCCACCGCCGATCTGGATTTCTGGCGCGCGCAGCTCGATGTGCCGCCGCCCGTCGCCTACGACCCCGGCATCCGGATGAAAGACGTCGTGAGCGCCCGCCAATACCTCGGGCCCGACGAGACGCGCGCGCTGCGCGACCTGCGCGTCGACGGGCGCCGCGCCCCACTGGCGACGACGCTGCTCGCGACGCTGGTGCGAACCGCTCAGCGCCAGTGGAGCTGCGGTCGCCTCGCGCTGAAGCTGTCGAGCTCGGGCAGACAGCCGGCGGTGCACGGCCTCGATCTCTCGCGGACGGTCGGCGACATGCATTGCAGCTTCCCGCTGGCGTTCGACGACAGCGCACACCAGAGCCCGGCGGAGACGCTGTCCGCGGTGGCCGAACGGCTCACCCGCGTGCCGTCGGCGGGCCTGTCGTTCGACGCGCTCAAATATCTGAACGACGATCCGATCGTGCGAAAGAGCATCCTCGATGCGCCGGCGCCGACGCTCTGGTTCAACTTCCAGGGCGAGGCGCCGACCCGGAGCCGCGGCGGCCTGTTCTCGCTGCGGGCGGGGCCGCTCGGCGACATGTGGGACCCGGAGTGCGGGGTCAAGCAACCGCCGCTCTACCTGGAGTGCTCCGTTGTCGAGGGAACGACGTGCGTCGAGTGGTTCTACTCGCCCCGCCACCTCGGATGGTCGGGCGGGGAGATCGACGGGTGGATGGCCCGGTTCGACGACGAGGTCCGCGGCATGGCGCGCAGCGGTGGCACCACACCCTGA
- a CDS encoding IclR family transcriptional regulator, which translates to MRENDTAESVVRRALRLLAVLAEHGETRLGQLAAESGIPTSTAHRLLAALEASGHVVRPAGPGRRAYLPGPALFELAGARDRAEGELVRRAEPYLASLATELGETVHVAVLHNGRTRFLAGHESPRSLRAGLRLGLEHPATLSSPGRAILAHLSPDNLVSCLGPEVAGDPALAPVLEETRQRGYAVNIAGVEPDITAIGAAVVDIYGRVRGALAVAGPTTRLPESTLPWIGGILTKAANALGAELDT; encoded by the coding sequence ATGCGGGAGAATGACACCGCCGAGTCCGTCGTCCGGCGCGCGCTGCGGCTGCTCGCCGTGCTGGCCGAGCATGGCGAGACCCGCCTGGGTCAGCTCGCGGCCGAGTCCGGGATACCCACGTCGACCGCGCACCGGCTGCTCGCCGCGCTGGAGGCCAGCGGCCACGTGGTGCGCCCGGCCGGCCCCGGCCGCCGGGCCTACCTGCCCGGCCCGGCTTTGTTCGAGCTCGCCGGTGCACGCGACCGGGCCGAGGGCGAGCTCGTCCGCCGCGCCGAGCCCTACCTGGCGTCGCTGGCCACCGAACTCGGCGAGACCGTGCACGTCGCCGTGCTGCACAACGGCCGCACCCGCTTCCTGGCGGGGCACGAGTCCCCCCGATCGCTGCGGGCCGGCCTACGGCTCGGGCTCGAACACCCGGCGACCCTGTCGTCGCCCGGGCGGGCCATCCTGGCCCACCTCTCGCCCGACAATCTGGTGAGCTGCCTGGGCCCCGAGGTCGCCGGCGACCCCGCGCTGGCGCCGGTTCTCGAGGAGACCCGCCAGCGGGGCTACGCGGTCAACATCGCCGGCGTCGAACCCGACATCACCGCGATCGGCGCCGCGGTGGTCGACATCTACGGCCGGGTCCGTGGCGCGCTGGCCGTCGCCGGGCCGACCACCCGACTGCCGGAGAGCACGCTGCCGTGGATCGGCGGCATCCTGACCAAAGCGGCCAACGCGCTCGGCGCCGAGCTCGACACCTGA
- a CDS encoding malonic semialdehyde reductase, whose amino-acid sequence MSLLIDDTAQNLLFRTARTANTFTEESVTDGQMRAVYDLIKYGPTEMNGQPLRIVLVRSPEARDRLLVHMDDGNKAKTGSAPLVAIMAAYTNFHTDLHRTFPHAPTAREKFDRDEELRVGSARLSAALQVGYFILGVRAAGLAAGQMVGFDAAGINKTFFPDGEHEVLAVINLGKPGADAWFGRGPRLDYDDVVTTA is encoded by the coding sequence ATGTCTCTCCTGATCGACGACACAGCCCAGAATCTCCTGTTCCGCACGGCCCGCACGGCCAACACGTTCACCGAAGAGTCGGTGACCGACGGGCAGATGCGCGCCGTCTACGACCTGATCAAATATGGACCCACCGAGATGAACGGCCAGCCGCTGCGGATCGTCCTGGTGCGGTCGCCGGAGGCACGCGACCGGCTGCTGGTCCACATGGACGACGGCAACAAGGCCAAGACCGGCAGCGCGCCGCTGGTCGCGATCATGGCCGCCTACACCAACTTCCACACTGACCTGCATCGCACGTTCCCGCACGCACCGACCGCGCGCGAGAAGTTCGACCGAGACGAGGAGTTGCGCGTCGGGTCCGCGCGGTTGAGCGCGGCGCTCCAGGTCGGCTACTTCATCCTCGGCGTGCGCGCGGCCGGCCTGGCCGCCGGGCAGATGGTGGGGTTCGACGCCGCGGGCATCAACAAGACCTTCTTTCCCGATGGCGAGCACGAGGTGCTCGCCGTCATCAACCTCGGTAAGCCCGGCGCGGACGCGTGGTTCGGCCGCGGCCCGCGGCTCGACTACGACGACGTCGTCACGACGGCCTGA
- a CDS encoding MFS transporter, protein MNRPPAVRAVAFAVVAVFVIYLPITAVSVALTTIGAATGASTAGLQWVTVSYVIPMAAVILSAGVFGDLHGRRRVFLIGMALTAAGTALAAASAALPGPLTVLCVGQAVTGVGGGLLLPTTLGLIAHAVPEPGRRARFMAAWATGLVGGLTVGPLTSGIILRYAGWGWIFAPVTVLAVGTAAFAARWLPDSRSPEGRHLDWPGQLLATVAIAASIFGVIEGGAAGWGSTRAVIGLGVGAAALAGFLRAEARSTSPLLNLALFRSPAFSAAGVAALVALFVLVGTTFLLSLYFGAGQHLSPLEIAVRLLFLNGVAVVANPFVGRLLGRWSPIGLLAVGLALGAVAMVLLTGLRPDTGLGDAAWRLAVLGVANAFMLSAVAVAAIHRVPHHLAGMAAAGNTALRQYGGTLGPAVLGAILTTRMTAGASMVDAMHTALTVNAALLVAAAVGCALTVRRDRSRV, encoded by the coding sequence ATGAACCGACCGCCCGCCGTCCGTGCCGTCGCGTTCGCCGTCGTCGCGGTCTTCGTGATCTATCTACCCATCACCGCCGTCAGCGTCGCGCTGACCACCATCGGCGCCGCGACCGGCGCCTCGACCGCGGGCCTGCAGTGGGTCACCGTCAGCTATGTCATCCCGATGGCAGCGGTGATCCTCTCCGCCGGCGTCTTCGGCGACCTGCACGGCCGCCGGCGGGTGTTCCTGATCGGCATGGCGCTGACGGCGGCGGGCACGGCGCTCGCCGCCGCCAGCGCCGCGTTGCCGGGGCCGTTGACCGTCCTTTGTGTAGGACAGGCGGTGACCGGCGTCGGCGGTGGCCTGCTCCTGCCGACGACGCTCGGGCTCATCGCCCACGCGGTCCCGGAGCCCGGCCGGCGGGCGCGGTTCATGGCCGCGTGGGCGACCGGACTCGTCGGCGGCCTCACGGTCGGGCCACTCACGTCCGGCATCATCCTGCGGTACGCCGGCTGGGGCTGGATCTTCGCGCCGGTCACGGTGCTCGCGGTCGGCACCGCCGCCTTCGCGGCCCGCTGGCTGCCCGACTCCCGGTCGCCGGAGGGCCGGCACCTCGACTGGCCCGGCCAACTGCTCGCCACCGTCGCCATCGCGGCCAGCATCTTCGGCGTCATCGAGGGCGGAGCGGCCGGCTGGGGCTCGACCCGGGCGGTGATCGGGTTGGGCGTCGGCGCCGCCGCCCTGGCCGGGTTCCTGCGGGCGGAGGCACGCTCCACGTCGCCGCTGCTGAACCTGGCGCTGTTCCGCTCGCCGGCGTTCAGCGCGGCGGGCGTCGCGGCGCTCGTCGCGCTGTTCGTGCTGGTCGGCACGACCTTCCTGCTCAGCCTCTACTTCGGCGCCGGACAGCACCTTTCGCCGCTGGAGATCGCGGTGCGCCTGCTGTTTCTCAACGGCGTCGCCGTGGTCGCCAACCCGTTCGTCGGCCGGCTGCTCGGCCGCTGGTCACCGATCGGCCTGCTGGCCGTCGGGCTGGCACTCGGGGCCGTCGCCATGGTGCTGCTGACCGGTCTGCGGCCCGACACCGGCCTCGGTGACGCCGCCTGGCGGCTGGCCGTCCTGGGTGTCGCCAACGCGTTCATGCTCAGCGCGGTCGCGGTGGCGGCCATCCACCGCGTCCCACACCATCTCGCCGGCATGGCCGCGGCCGGCAACACCGCGCTGCGCCAGTATGGCGGCACGCTGGGCCCCGCCGTGCTCGGCGCGATCCTCACCACCCGGATGACCGCCGGAGCATCCATGGTGGACGCGATGCACACCGCCCTCACCGTCAACGCGGCCCTGTTGGTGGCCGCGGCTGTCGGGTGTGCGCTGACCGTACGCCGGGATCGATCGCGGGTGTAG
- a CDS encoding DUF3419 family protein, translating to MAQLADRAFAATFKRIFTFSLLYEDSEVDNRVLGLDQRSRVLAVSGAGCGVAGLLAAHPARIDAIDTNPHHLALAALKVAAARRVRSHAEFYELLGRGRHGDPEQTLRPLMNGLPDWVGRYWSTNYRRFQRNLYAEGLAGTFQRWLRRKVGLDADFLRALHRLPPADRLARLAPIFASIKGSVPIRTVVNTPLFLLGIGVNFEQRQRNLRANAAATMMDVVAARFERLAQTDLETNWFVWVALTGEFNHDHPEAVPPYLRAESHRRSLVAPTEVGFHRASLQRMVADAAPGQWSHFSLCDVLDWLPTDAQRHLLRGIARVGGPSAVVLTRSVEDACVVDRVGLSDLYERVEPASSQASEQERTRLYGRVNLYRVIA from the coding sequence ATGGCCCAACTCGCCGACCGCGCGTTCGCCGCGACCTTCAAGCGCATCTTCACCTTCTCCCTGCTCTACGAGGACTCGGAGGTCGACAACCGCGTGCTGGGGCTCGACCAACGCTCGCGGGTGCTGGCGGTCAGCGGGGCCGGCTGTGGGGTGGCGGGTCTGCTCGCGGCGCACCCGGCGCGGATCGACGCGATCGACACCAATCCGCACCACCTGGCGTTGGCCGCGCTCAAGGTCGCCGCGGCGCGCCGGGTGCGGTCGCACGCCGAGTTCTATGAACTCCTCGGCCGCGGCCGGCACGGCGACCCGGAGCAAACCCTCCGGCCGCTGATGAACGGCCTGCCGGACTGGGTGGGGCGCTATTGGAGCACGAACTACCGACGCTTTCAGCGCAACTTGTACGCCGAGGGCCTGGCCGGCACCTTCCAGCGGTGGCTCCGGCGGAAGGTGGGCCTCGACGCGGACTTCCTGCGCGCCCTGCACCGGCTCCCGCCCGCCGACCGGCTCGCCCGCCTCGCCCCGATCTTCGCCTCGATCAAAGGCTCGGTGCCGATCCGCACGGTGGTCAACACACCGCTGTTCCTGCTCGGCATCGGCGTCAACTTCGAGCAACGGCAGCGCAACCTGCGGGCCAACGCGGCGGCGACCATGATGGACGTCGTCGCCGCCCGTTTCGAACGGCTCGCCCAGACCGACCTGGAGACGAACTGGTTCGTCTGGGTGGCGTTGACGGGGGAGTTCAACCACGATCACCCCGAGGCAGTTCCGCCGTACCTTCGGGCGGAGAGCCACCGGCGCTCGCTCGTGGCGCCGACCGAGGTGGGCTTCCATCGCGCGTCGCTGCAACGGATGGTCGCCGACGCGGCGCCGGGGCAGTGGTCGCACTTCTCCCTCTGCGACGTGCTCGACTGGCTGCCGACCGACGCGCAGCGGCACCTGTTGCGGGGGATCGCCAGGGTGGGTGGGCCGAGTGCCGTCGTCCTGACCCGCAGCGTCGAAGACGCGTGCGTCGTCGACCGGGTCGGCCTGTCCGACCTCTACGAACGCGTCGAGCCCGCCTCGAGCCAGGCGAGCGAGCAGGAGCGCACCCGGCTCTACGGCCGGGTCAACCTTTACCGGGTCATCGCATGA